aaagtaacaaaaatatatatataattatgtttgatgttatttgtttcaataatatttcgactgaacaataaaaaatagaaaattaaaaaataaaaagtttttataatgaataaatttaaataatttataatatttttcataaaataattcatttacataatggaaataaaaaaataaataaaataagaaaaattttatttgaataattatttaattgagagtgtgttttaatttttaatcttaagagtaattgttaatttgctatatttatattttaagtctGTTAGCActcctttatttatatttattataaatatttttatttccatttttatttctattatcaatCAGTCtagtattcattttattcatttagttatttttatattgaagtttcattattttgattttttttgttttaatcaatattagtatttaaatattgatctatttttgtttttcagatCAACAATTCgtacaatttctatttaagaaaaaaaatctataaaacatggtaagataattcttttttgaattatacaataacagaaaattttttccttgaaAATTCACGTGCaatctgttaaaaaaataatctttcttttgtttgtttgcagaaatttagatttttaggtGATGGCGATTGCCCTGATTGGTTGCTAGCCGAAATCAACACATTGTCACGTATGGTATgcactttattttaattttttttgtattttaaaaataaaataattttttacattttgtattatacatcttgtaattatttttcacagacatccattaaaattaagatattaggACAAACGGTTGCAAAATATCTTACGGAAGGAGAACTCGAtgtaagtataaatttataattgttctaaattaattctaaattaattacattttttggaATCTAATCGTtttcacataaaaattaagaattaaaattatttaacacgaataaataaaaaagtttttaagaaatcctaaataaaataatacatattaaattaatgagatattataaaaaacaatttgaatagattatgttttaattttttaatttttcatttttttttttaaggaagaaaaaataaaaaaaattactcaagATGCCAAGATTGGTAAgtagaaattaattgtattaaatattaaatattttattatttttacatttcataaaagtataaatattatatcttaatcgtaatgatttttgttctttcacgtttttatatattgcattgTTTCTCCTTTATGAAGAACTTAACGATGCAAAGGCTATGGTAGCAGCTCTTGAATTAATCTTTACATCGTCTGCTCGATATGGCGTTTCCGCCGCCGATTTAAGCAGTGAATTGCAACAACTAGGACTCCCTCGTGAGCACAGCGCTGCAATTGCCAGATTGCATACGGATTATTGTCCTCAAATTACTGCTACGCTGTCTTCCCAATCCTTGAGAGGTAatcaatgaaagaaataattgttacaactttttcaacaaaacatattatgatattatcatgaatacattattaagaagataatgtacaattattgaaaaatttctttaaactttatttattcatatttttttgtattctaattttaaatttttcaataccatattgtacaaattgtaatattataatgcatgCATTTTTACAGTAAGCAGATTATCGTCGATTGAAGTTTTGTCCTGTGATAATTCGTCACCTTTCTCCACGGTATctcttaaattaaagaaattggaTGGAAATGTGGaagattctattattaatatttcaaaaaaagatgTACACGTTCTATTGACAggtgagaattaaaattaaaaaaaaaaaaaaatgttaattataactaatcattcgtttgttttttatagaattacgAAGAGCCAAGTCATTGATGGAAAACCTTTGAATAAATAACGTTCTACGTATTaaacacaattatttttattaaaaataataaagttattatattaaataaataattaatattatattaaataaataattaaattaattatattaaagttattattacaaataataaagtaatgctaaaaaaaaaaagtaaaatatatttcctttgtgtattttattttacacccTTTATTATATcgcgtttttaataaaaacaaatattataaatcaatgatACGAcaagtattataattgttcATATAAAAAGCATACatcttattaaatgtaaatatcccTCCTCGTAAAACATATTGAcgcaaaatggaaaaataaaatttctgaaattttaaggAGATAAGAAACGTTATAGTATAAGTACGAAGGAAAGTATTGTTAaggtataatgtatatttattatattatcatttttgtcATATAGCGTAACATTGTTATTtctatagtaataataataataataataataataataatcatcatcatcatcatcatcatcatcatcatcataatcataatcataatcataataatagtaatcatAGCACCATGAACACTCCacagtaagtttttttttcttttttttttttttttaattcgttattcgaaaaaaCACGACGCGCTGATGCGCTTCAAGGGGTGAGAACcgcgatttattataataaatacaattgtgAAAAACTGTACTCGTCTTAACGTCTGCAACGCAGTCTCATAACGGCAGAAGATCGACTGTGAAGAAGAATGACTAGatgatcattttaatattaggaaaattgtttttctgaCTAGAACATTAGCGTATCCGATATTTCGCGTCGAGTAAACAAACTCTCCTGGTACTATTATACCGATTGCTTTTACtttcaaaaacatttttttatcacttcGTTATCAATTCGTTTGATATTTaacagtttttttctttttttttccgcatGGCTCGAATGACGACAATCTTTTCGACTCGGTCAAATTGGAAGAATTCAAAAACTTGTCAAAACTTGAACGAGACCACTTACCCCGATACGCTC
This genomic interval from Apis mellifera strain DH4 linkage group LG7, Amel_HAv3.1, whole genome shotgun sequence contains the following:
- the LOC409913 gene encoding COMM domain-containing protein 4, whose protein sequence is MKFRFLGDGDCPDWLLAEINTLSRMTSIKIKILGQTVAKYLTEGELDEEKIKKITQDAKIELNDAKAMVAALELIFTSSARYGVSAADLSSELQQLGLPREHSAAIARLHTDYCPQITATLSSQSLRVSRLSSIEVLSCDNSSPFSTVSLKLKKLDGNVEDSIINISKKDVHVLLTELRRAKSLMENL